The Fusobacterium necrophorum subsp. necrophorum genome has a window encoding:
- a CDS encoding GntR family transcriptional regulator, with protein sequence MKKILCLPSKKMKIKEISPYEKVKEELLYYISENNLQNNDRLAAERELSNKWNVNRETVRRAIYSLILEEKLYSIRGSGNYIKKEKYNRNLVDLESLSSWAKNQNLTLTSEVIFSKIIEANKKISQKLHVLLGTKIFNLVRCRILNGEAITIEYSYIPYLKVEGIEKYDLKKNSLYQILNSKYSITLKDGEESIGITYIDNFESQYLKSGEGSPALFTTSTVYDMNGSPIEYCKTVTQYNKLLFSFSGSIKK encoded by the coding sequence GTGAAAAAAATATTATGTCTACCATCTAAAAAAATGAAAATAAAAGAAATAAGTCCTTATGAAAAAGTAAAAGAAGAATTATTATATTATATTTCAGAAAATAATTTACAAAATAATGATAGATTAGCTGCTGAAAGAGAGCTTAGTAATAAGTGGAATGTAAATAGAGAAACTGTGCGTAGAGCAATATATAGTCTCATTCTCGAAGAAAAATTATATTCTATAAGAGGTTCCGGAAATTATATAAAAAAAGAAAAATACAATAGGAATTTAGTTGATTTGGAATCTTTGTCATCATGGGCAAAAAATCAAAATTTAACTCTAACCTCAGAAGTAATTTTTTCTAAAATTATAGAAGCTAACAAAAAAATAAGTCAAAAATTGCATGTTCTATTAGGAACAAAAATTTTTAATTTAGTGAGATGTCGTATTTTAAATGGAGAGGCTATAACAATAGAATACAGTTATATTCCATATTTAAAAGTTGAAGGAATTGAAAAATATGATTTGAAGAAAAATTCTTTGTATCAAATTTTAAATTCAAAATATTCTATAACTTTAAAAGATGGTGAAGAATCAATAGGGATCACTTATATTGATAATTTTGAATCGCAATATTTAAAAAGTGGTGAAGGAAGCCCTGCACTTTTTACCACTAGCACAGTCTATGATATGAATGGCTCTCCAATAGAATATTGTAAAACTGTAACTCAATATAATAAATTATTATTTTCTTTTTCAGGCAGCATAAAAAAATAA
- the ugpC gene encoding sn-glycerol-3-phosphate ABC transporter ATP-binding protein UgpC has translation MSSVTLKNIKKIYPGNVTAVKKFDIEIQDKEFIVLVGPSGCGKTTVLRMIAGLEEISEGELYIDEKKVNEVHPKERDIAMVFQNYALYPHMTIFENMAFGLKLRKFPKKIIEEKVKEVAKILEIDHLLDRYPKALSGGQRQRVALGRAIVREPRVFLMDEPLSNLDAKLRVHMRTEISRLHQRLNTTFIYVTHDQTEAMTMATRIVLMNEGEIQQIDTPKRMYDHPKNIFVARFIGSPQMNIFEGTVKKDKKDFYILLNDNTRLEITDEKKIIFEKENYENKKVYLGIRPENLHETSVDTLTDKYSSLNLKINVIEMMGAETLLYMNMMGNEIIARVDPKTEKKVGDMVELRVHWNRIHIFDYDSEKNIMSTI, from the coding sequence ATGTCGAGTGTAACATTAAAAAATATAAAAAAAATTTATCCAGGAAATGTCACAGCAGTAAAAAAATTTGATATAGAAATACAAGATAAAGAATTTATCGTATTAGTAGGTCCATCCGGTTGTGGAAAGACAACCGTACTCAGAATGATAGCTGGATTAGAAGAAATAAGTGAAGGAGAACTATATATTGATGAAAAAAAAGTTAATGAAGTTCATCCTAAAGAAAGAGATATTGCAATGGTGTTCCAAAATTATGCCCTATATCCACATATGACAATTTTTGAAAATATGGCATTTGGTTTAAAATTAAGAAAATTTCCCAAAAAAATAATAGAAGAAAAAGTAAAAGAAGTAGCAAAAATTTTGGAAATAGATCATCTTCTAGATAGATATCCAAAAGCTCTCTCAGGAGGACAAAGACAAAGAGTTGCTTTGGGAAGAGCAATCGTAAGAGAACCTAGAGTATTTTTAATGGATGAACCTCTATCAAATTTAGATGCAAAACTGAGGGTTCATATGAGAACAGAGATTTCTAGATTACATCAGAGATTAAATACTACTTTTATCTATGTTACACATGATCAAACTGAAGCTATGACAATGGCAACAAGAATAGTTTTAATGAATGAAGGCGAAATTCAACAAATAGATACTCCAAAAAGAATGTATGATCATCCAAAAAATATTTTTGTGGCAAGATTTATTGGTAGTCCTCAAATGAATATTTTTGAAGGTACCGTAAAAAAAGATAAAAAAGATTTTTATATACTTTTAAATGACAATACTAGATTAGAGATAACTGATGAGAAAAAAATAATATTCGAAAAAGAAAATTACGAGAATAAGAAAGTATATTTAGGGATAAGACCTGAAAATCTTCATGAAACATCTGTGGATACACTAACTGATAAATATTCTTCACTCAATTTAAAAATTAATGTTATTGAAATGATGGGTGCAGAAACTTTATTATATATGAATATGATGGGAAATGAAATTATTGCTAGAGTTGATCCAAAAACAGAAAAAAAGGTAGGAGATATGGTAGAATTAAGAGTACATTGGAATAGAATACATATTTTTGATTATGACAGTGAAAAAAATATTATGTCTACCATCTAA
- a CDS encoding carbohydrate ABC transporter permease, with the protein MKIGNLIKKIPRGLIFFLLCTYAIMIIYPLLWMLISGFKDNHGLFINTWALPEKYIWQNYLKAWRNGIGKYFFNSIYVTFFSVVLTLFISTCCAFALSRFEFKSRKLVLLFIVGGLMLSPQVSLISLYKMLQKLHIYNTHWALIIPYTAYKIPFTTFLIHSYMVSLPREIEDSAYIDGCSVWQVFSKIIFPMCRPIIATASLFTAMSCWNEFMFALVFIESDSLRTIPVGMMNLRSSLSTEWTVLLAGLTLSVLPMVILYLIFQRQFIRGITSGGVKG; encoded by the coding sequence TTGAAAATAGGAAATTTAATAAAAAAAATTCCAAGAGGACTAATATTTTTCTTACTATGTACTTATGCAATTATGATTATCTATCCTTTATTATGGATGCTTATTAGCGGTTTTAAAGATAATCATGGTCTGTTTATAAATACATGGGCATTACCTGAAAAATATATTTGGCAAAATTATTTAAAAGCTTGGAGAAATGGTATAGGAAAATATTTTTTTAATAGTATCTATGTAACTTTTTTCTCAGTAGTATTAACATTATTTATTAGTACTTGTTGTGCTTTTGCATTGAGTAGATTTGAATTTAAAAGTAGAAAATTAGTTTTATTATTTATAGTTGGTGGATTAATGCTTTCCCCACAAGTTAGTTTAATTTCTCTATATAAAATGCTACAAAAACTTCATATTTATAATACTCATTGGGCATTGATAATTCCATATACGGCATATAAAATTCCTTTTACAACTTTTTTAATACATTCTTATATGGTTTCTTTACCAAGAGAAATAGAAGATTCAGCATATATAGATGGCTGTTCTGTATGGCAAGTTTTTTCAAAAATTATTTTTCCCATGTGTCGTCCAATAATTGCCACAGCATCATTATTTACAGCCATGTCATGTTGGAATGAATTTATGTTTGCTTTGGTTTTTATAGAAAGTGATAGTTTGCGTACTATCCCGGTAGGTATGATGAATCTTAGAAGCAGTCTAAGTACAGAATGGACAGTTTTATTAGCTGGCCTAACGTTATCTGTTTTGCCAATGGTAATTTTATATCTCATTTTTCAAAGACAATTCATACGAGGAATTACTTCTGGTGGAGTAAAAGGATAA
- a CDS encoding sugar ABC transporter permease, protein MLPALVIILIFIYFPILENFVYSLYRWSSFSLKKEFVGLQNYFRLFKDPVFYQALKNNILYCVISIIFQVGIGLIIAAILEEKFFRKYQKFFRCIYFMPSVISITVIGLLFQLIYNPSIGLLNRSLIAVGLENLTHTWLGEKQTAMYAVIAVSQWQSIGYIMLLFLVAIQKIPVGIYESAIIDGANGWQKFWKITVPQVKNTIFLASILTIIGGFKVFDEVYVMTAGGPGRATELLASYLYRSGFRNDEMGYASAIASIIFIITFVITLIQLKINEKEKNYK, encoded by the coding sequence ATGTTGCCTGCATTGGTTATTATACTTATTTTTATCTATTTTCCTATTCTAGAAAATTTTGTGTACAGTCTTTATCGTTGGAGTAGCTTTTCTTTAAAAAAAGAATTTGTAGGATTACAAAATTATTTTAGATTATTTAAAGATCCAGTATTTTATCAAGCTTTAAAAAATAACATACTATATTGTGTTATATCTATTATTTTTCAGGTAGGAATAGGGCTTATCATAGCAGCAATTTTGGAAGAAAAATTTTTTCGAAAATATCAAAAATTTTTTCGTTGTATATATTTTATGCCGAGTGTAATTTCAATAACTGTAATAGGTTTGCTTTTTCAGTTGATATACAATCCTAGTATTGGACTGTTAAATCGTTCTCTTATTGCAGTAGGACTAGAAAATTTAACTCATACATGGCTTGGTGAAAAACAAACAGCTATGTATGCTGTTATCGCTGTATCACAATGGCAATCGATAGGGTATATCATGCTCCTATTCCTAGTTGCTATTCAAAAAATTCCAGTTGGTATTTATGAGTCTGCTATTATTGATGGAGCAAATGGTTGGCAAAAATTTTGGAAAATCACGGTCCCGCAAGTAAAAAATACAATATTTTTAGCTAGTATATTGACAATTATAGGTGGATTCAAAGTATTCGATGAAGTTTATGTAATGACAGCTGGAGGTCCGGGACGTGCAACGGAACTTCTTGCATCATATCTATATCGCTCAGGTTTTAGAAATGATGAAATGGGATATGCTTCAGCCATTGCAAGCATTATATTTATAATTACATTTGTAATTACATTAATACAATTGAAAATTAATGAAAAAGAAAAAAATTATAAATGA